A stretch of the Planktothricoides raciborskii GIHE-MW2 genome encodes the following:
- a CDS encoding DUF4347 domain-containing protein has protein sequence MVIIDPTVSDYQSLAAGVKPATFVHILNPNRDGIEQITEILGAKHSRIDWLENPQDVGANALPLQSIHIISHGSPGSLKLGNSTLNTENLAAYQDQLQQWQAALSEDADINIYGCNVALGVTGQAFIQQLAHLTKADIAASDDLTGNGGDWDLEIATGNIESEIAVNAQTAEEYEYSLANFDVTVATDDGTGGTANTLSWAILQANQTAGDDTITLNTDVRFTGVPQVLIDSNIAFIGGGFTVSGDVDNNGTNNAGDIRPFVIKSGTVTFSDMTIDGGRAQGGNGGNGDTAAGGGAGMGGGLFIYDGTVNLSNTTFSNNQAIGGNGGTGQSLFSGGGGGGLSGDGGAGILFGSGGDGGDGGIFGATGGAGGFVPGGAGGFGGFGGGGGGGSGSYGGGGAGGFGGFGGGGGAGGFTSSVGGAGGYGGGGGSSTNNAGLGGFGAGDSGIAVTSGGGGAGLGGAIFIRSGILNLYNATFNNNSATCGTGFNNGQGKGGAIFAMQSLTNPNGNNQGMPTTLPTVRTLGATFSNNTAAEQANTPGATTSSGGVGSNQDNNDVYGNISPNTAPVLTDTVVTLSSILEDAAAPSGAVGTLISSVAAIGTGQNNITDPDTGAVAGVAITAADTTNGSWFYTIDGGTTWNPLGAVSDTSARLLAADANTRIYFQPNPNYSGTIPNAITFRAWDSFSYLNGSTADTSTNGNISAFSTATDTADITVTAVNDAPSFSNAGNQTLAAWTNTPQTVANWANTFVFGPANESSQAVQDFIVNVTSGSTLFTSLPDIANDGTLTYTPKGTPGTATISVQLQDNGGTANGGADTSTAATFTITIPPPTVNLSISPTTGTEAGTTAITVTATAAGPVFGNQTVDLALTGSATAADFAGTIPTQITIANGTSSGQVTFTIADDKLDEIDETANLTISNPSAGIQLGATTTGSFTITDNDTAGFDILPISGNTSEDGTQATFDIRLTSEPTANVTIGLSSSNTAEATVAPATLTFTPTNWNTYQTVTITGVDDGVADDDIAYQIITTPDTTTTDTNYNNLNPADVTVTNTDNDIPGVTIAQSAGSTEVTEGSTTDTYTVKLNTLPTGNVAVTVTADAQAQVSLDGTNFAATQTLTFTSVNGITPQTVTVRAVDDTVIESNHTSSITHAITTTADANYPTTMTVGGVNAHITDNDIRYTLTDSSPTITEGNSGTQQIDFTIERAGAINEASTIDFSFGGTAANTIDYNLVSITGTGVTTTGSTISFAANATQATVTVEIVGDRIDETDETLILSLLNATATGTSTIVGSPVTTTITDDDKAGITVTPTSGLTTTEAGGTATFTLVLDSKPTADVTITVASSNTAEGTVDKSTLTFTSANWNTAQTVTVTGVDDNIDDGDIGYTISTTANSSDTKYSGLTGTNVSVTNTDNDKAGITVTPTSGLTTTETGGTATFTLVLDSKPTADVTITVASSNTAEGTVDKSTLTFTSANWDTAQTVTVTGVDDNIDDGDIGYTISTTANSTDTNYNGITAATVAVTNTDNDKAGITVTPTSGLTTTEAGGTATFTVVLDSQATSDVTIGITSDNTAEGTVAISALTFTAVNWNQPQTVTITGVNDYLDDEDISYNIITAAATSTDGKYNGLNPSDVSVTNQDIGDLFPIPTNQIPPFMGLSSILPSEISSNNSQNNTTLPELPAIPPEPTVDLINISFTAVGTDSAENIDATPNDDVISGQGGNDVIRGLPGRDALFGNSGDDELYGNQGADLLLGNQGKDIIYGGQGNDLAMGGQNDDLIYGDLGSDTLIGDLGSDRIFGGSSSPGSVASDAGDLLFGKDGNDFLHGHAGDDSISGGNDNDTARGGQGDDLIHGDAGADILYGDKGNDSLTGNADNDVVYGGEGNDFLWGGDGEDFLYGDEGDDTLIGNADKDYFVLQSSFGSDTILDFTNGIDLIGLAGGLTFDQLSITGSNGNTLIARGNELLVTLTGVDVSLITSADFTLMV, from the coding sequence TTGGTCATCATTGACCCCACCGTATCCGACTATCAAAGTCTCGCTGCCGGAGTCAAACCGGCCACCTTTGTCCATATCCTCAACCCCAACCGGGATGGTATCGAGCAAATTACGGAAATCCTTGGGGCGAAGCATTCGCGTATAGATTGGCTGGAGAATCCACAAGATGTCGGCGCGAATGCTTTGCCCCTACAATCTATCCACATCATCTCCCACGGCAGTCCCGGCAGCCTGAAACTAGGCAACAGCACCCTCAACACCGAAAACCTGGCAGCATACCAAGACCAGCTACAACAATGGCAGGCTGCTTTAAGCGAGGATGCTGACATCAATATATATGGATGCAACGTCGCCCTAGGAGTCACAGGTCAAGCATTCATCCAACAATTAGCGCATCTCACCAAAGCGGATATCGCGGCATCCGATGACCTCACAGGTAACGGAGGCGACTGGGACTTAGAAATCGCCACCGGCAATATTGAATCAGAAATTGCCGTTAATGCCCAGACCGCTGAAGAATACGAATATAGTCTGGCCAACTTTGATGTCACCGTAGCCACCGATGATGGCACGGGGGGCACCGCAAACACTCTGAGTTGGGCAATTTTGCAGGCCAACCAGACCGCAGGGGATGACACCATTACCCTGAATACCGATGTCCGATTTACGGGAGTTCCCCAAGTTCTGATTGACAGCAATATCGCCTTTATTGGTGGCGGTTTCACCGTCAGCGGGGATGTGGATAATAACGGTACAAATAACGCCGGTGACATTCGTCCCTTTGTAATTAAGTCGGGAACTGTCACGTTCTCCGATATGACTATTGACGGAGGTCGTGCTCAGGGCGGTAATGGTGGAAATGGTGACACTGCCGCTGGCGGTGGTGCCGGAATGGGTGGCGGATTGTTCATCTACGACGGCACCGTCAATCTCAGTAATACCACGTTTAGTAACAATCAGGCGATCGGCGGTAACGGTGGTACTGGTCAATCCTTGTTTAGTGGCGGAGGTGGAGGTGGCCTGAGTGGTGACGGCGGGGCTGGCATTTTATTTGGTTCTGGTGGCGACGGTGGCGACGGTGGCATCTTTGGCGCTACTGGCGGCGCGGGCGGTTTTGTCCCTGGCGGCGCGGGCGGTTTTGGCGGTTTTGGCGGCGGTGGCGGCGGCGGTAGCGGCAGCTATGGCGGCGGTGGCGCGGGCGGTTTTGGCGGTTTTGGCGGCGGCGGCGGCGCGGGCGGTTTTACAAGTAGCGTTGGTGGTGCGGGCGGCTATGGCGGTGGTGGTGGTAGTTCTACTAATAATGCCGGTCTTGGCGGTTTCGGTGCTGGCGACAGTGGTATCGCTGTCACCTCTGGTGGTGGTGGTGCTGGCTTAGGAGGAGCAATCTTCATCCGTAGTGGCATCTTGAATCTATATAACGCCACCTTTAACAATAACTCTGCTACCTGCGGCACGGGTTTCAACAACGGTCAAGGCAAAGGCGGGGCAATATTTGCCATGCAGTCCCTCACCAATCCCAATGGCAACAACCAGGGGATGCCCACCACCCTGCCCACTGTCCGCACCCTGGGAGCCACCTTCAGCAACAACACCGCTGCCGAGCAAGCAAACACCCCTGGTGCCACAACTTCCAGCGGCGGTGTTGGCAGTAATCAGGACAATAATGATGTTTACGGCAACATCAGCCCTAACACTGCCCCTGTCCTTACTGATACCGTCGTCACCCTCAGCAGCATCCTAGAAGACGCGGCGGCTCCTTCTGGCGCTGTCGGTACGCTTATTTCTTCTGTTGCGGCCATTGGTACGGGGCAAAACAACATCACCGACCCCGACACAGGCGCAGTCGCGGGGGTCGCCATCACCGCCGCCGACACCACCAATGGCAGTTGGTTCTACACCATCGATGGCGGCACCACCTGGAACCCATTAGGAGCAGTATCCGATACCAGCGCTCGCTTGCTGGCAGCAGATGCCAATACCCGCATTTACTTCCAACCCAACCCCAACTACAGCGGCACCATCCCCAACGCCATTACCTTCCGCGCTTGGGATAGTTTCTCTTATCTCAACGGCAGTACCGCTGACACCAGCACCAATGGCAACATCAGTGCCTTCAGCACCGCTACCGACACCGCAGACATCACCGTTACTGCTGTCAACGACGCACCCAGTTTCAGCAACGCAGGCAACCAAACCCTCGCCGCTTGGACAAACACCCCCCAAACCGTTGCCAACTGGGCCAACACCTTCGTCTTCGGCCCCGCCAACGAAAGCAGCCAAGCAGTCCAAGACTTTATCGTTAACGTCACCTCTGGCAGCACCTTATTTACCAGCCTGCCAGACATCGCCAATGATGGCACCCTCACTTATACCCCCAAAGGCACCCCCGGCACTGCCACCATCTCTGTTCAACTCCAAGATAATGGCGGCACTGCCAACGGTGGCGCAGATACTTCCACTGCGGCCACCTTCACCATCACCATTCCCCCACCAACAGTCAACCTCTCCATCAGTCCCACCACCGGCACCGAAGCAGGCACCACCGCCATCACGGTGACAGCCACCGCCGCAGGCCCAGTATTTGGCAACCAAACCGTTGACCTGGCCTTAACCGGCTCTGCCACCGCCGCCGACTTCGCTGGCACCATTCCCACTCAAATTACCATTGCTAATGGCACCAGCAGCGGACAAGTCACCTTCACCATTGCTGATGACAAACTTGATGAAATCGACGAAACGGCTAATTTAACAATTAGTAACCCATCGGCAGGTATTCAGCTAGGAGCAACTACCACCGGCAGTTTCACCATTACTGACAACGACACCGCCGGATTTGATATCCTGCCCATCAGCGGCAACACCAGCGAAGATGGCACCCAAGCCACCTTTGACATCCGCTTAACCAGCGAACCAACCGCCAATGTCACCATTGGCTTAAGCAGCAGCAACACCGCCGAAGCGACCGTTGCCCCGGCTACCCTCACCTTTACACCAACCAACTGGAATACTTACCAAACTGTCACCATCACGGGTGTAGATGATGGGGTAGCAGACGATGACATCGCTTACCAAATTATCACCACTCCCGACACCACCACTACTGACACCAACTACAACAACCTCAACCCCGCCGATGTCACCGTCACCAACACTGACAACGACATCCCCGGAGTCACCATAGCTCAATCCGCAGGCAGCACCGAAGTCACAGAGGGCAGCACCACAGATACTTATACTGTAAAACTGAACACCCTCCCCACCGGCAACGTGGCGGTGACGGTGACAGCAGATGCTCAAGCCCAAGTGAGTCTCGATGGCACGAATTTTGCCGCCACTCAAACCTTAACGTTTACCTCCGTCAACGGCATCACGCCGCAAACGGTGACAGTTCGTGCTGTGGATGATACAGTAATAGAATCCAACCATACCAGTAGCATCACCCACGCTATTACCACCACTGCCGATGCCAACTATCCCACCACCATGACCGTGGGTGGTGTCAATGCCCATATCACCGATAACGATATCCGCTACACTCTCACCGACAGTAGTCCTACAATTACAGAAGGCAACAGCGGCACTCAGCAAATCGACTTTACCATTGAGCGAGCCGGGGCAATCAACGAAGCCAGCACCATAGATTTTAGCTTTGGCGGCACCGCAGCCAACACCATAGACTATAACCTGGTTTCTATTACTGGCACGGGAGTGACTACTACAGGCAGTACCATTAGTTTTGCTGCCAATGCCACCCAAGCCACCGTTACTGTGGAAATAGTCGGAGACCGAATAGACGAAACCGACGAAACCTTAATTTTATCTCTGCTTAACGCCACCGCCACGGGAACATCCACCATTGTCGGTTCTCCCGTCACTACTACCATTACTGATGATGACAAGGCAGGGATTACGGTGACTCCCACCAGTGGGTTAACCACCACCGAAGCTGGGGGAACTGCTACATTTACCCTGGTACTCGACAGTAAACCCACTGCTGATGTCACTATTACCGTTGCCTCTAGCAACACCGCTGAAGGAACCGTAGACAAGTCAACCCTGACTTTTACTTCTGCTAACTGGAATACCGCCCAAACGGTGACAGTCACCGGGGTGGATGACAATATTGATGATGGGGATATCGGCTACACCATAAGTACCACTGCCAATAGTAGCGATACCAAATATTCCGGCTTAACGGGTACTAATGTCAGCGTCACCAATACTGATAATGACAAGGCAGGCATTACGGTTACTCCCACCAGTGGGTTAACCACCACCGAAACTGGGGGAACTGCTACATTTACCCTGGTACTCGACAGTAAACCCACTGCTGATGTCACCATTACCGTTGCCTCTAGCAACACCGCTGAAGGAACTGTAGACAAGTCAACCCTGACTTTTACTTCTGCTAACTGGGATACCGCCCAAACGGTGACAGTCACCGGGGTGGATGACAATATTGATGATGGGGATATCGGCTACACCATCAGCACCACTGCCAATAGTACCGATACCAACTACAACGGTATCACCGCCGCCACTGTCGCCGTGACCAATACTGATAATGACAAGGCAGGCATTACGGTTACTCCCACCAGTGGGTTAACCACCACCGAAGCTGGGGGAACTGCTACCTTTACTGTGGTACTTGATAGTCAAGCAACCTCTGATGTCACCATTGGTATTACCAGTGATAATACTGCCGAGGGGACGGTTGCGATATCGGCATTGACATTTACCGCCGTAAACTGGAATCAACCTCAAACCGTCACTATCACCGGGGTAAATGATTATCTTGATGATGAAGATATCAGCTACAATATAATTACTGCCGCTGCCACCAGCACTGATGGCAAATATAATGGGTTAAATCCTAGCGATGTGTCGGTGACAAATCAGGATATTGGGGATTTATTCCCAATTCCTACTAATCAAATTCCTCCTTTCATGGGTCTGAGCAGTATTTTGCCCTCAGAAATTAGCAGTAATAATAGCCAAAATAATACTACTTTACCCGAACTTCCGGCTATTCCACCTGAACCCACGGTAGACTTAATCAATATTTCCTTTACTGCCGTAGGAACGGATAGTGCAGAGAATATTGATGCCACACCTAATGATGATGTAATTAGTGGTCAGGGTGGCAATGATGTTATCCGTGGTTTGCCCGGACGAGATGCCCTATTTGGAAATAGTGGAGATGATGAACTTTATGGCAACCAAGGGGCAGATTTATTGCTGGGTAATCAAGGTAAAGACATTATCTATGGTGGTCAAGGCAATGATTTAGCAATGGGTGGTCAAAATGATGACTTAATCTATGGCGATTTAGGTAGCGATACCTTGATTGGTGATTTAGGGAGCGATCGCATATTTGGGGGCTCATCTAGCCCTGGTTCAGTTGCTAGTGATGCCGGTGATTTGCTATTCGGAAAAGATGGCAATGATTTCCTGCATGGCCATGCGGGAGATGACTCAATTTCCGGTGGCAATGATAATGATACCGCCCGTGGTGGTCAGGGTGATGACCTAATTCACGGCGATGCGGGCGCTGATATTTTATATGGGGATAAGGGCAATGATAGCCTGACCGGAAATGCCGATAATGATGTGGTTTATGGCGGCGAAGGGAATGATTTCCTCTGGGGAGGAGATGGTGAAGATTTCCTCTATGGAGATGAAGGCGATGATACCCTAATTGGTAATGCAGACAAAGATTATTTTGTACTGCAATCTAGCTTTGGTTCTGATACAATTCTGGACTTTACTAACGGTATTGACCTAATTGGTTTAGCCGGTGGTTTAACCTTTGACCAGTTAAGTATTACTGGCAGTAATGGGAATACTTTAATAGCCCGTGGCAATGAATTGTTAGTCACATTAACGGGTGTTGATGTTAGTTTGATTACCAGCGCTGATTTCACCTTAATGGTGTAG
- the fba gene encoding class II fructose-bisphosphate aldolase (catalyzes the reversible aldol condensation of dihydroxyacetonephosphate and glyceraldehyde 3-phosphate in the Calvin cycle, glycolysis, and/or gluconeogenesis), whose translation MALVPMRLLLDHAAENNYGIPAYNVNNLEQILAIMKAADATNSPVILQASRGARSYAGEYFLRHLIQGAVESYPHIPIAMHQDHGNAPSTCYSAIRHGFTSVMMDGSLEADAKTPASFEYNVSVTAEVVKVAHSVGVSVEGELGCLGSLETGKGDKEDGHGFEGTLSHDQLLTDPDEAVQFVEATQVDALAVAIGTSHGAYKFTRKPTGEILAISRIEEIHRRLPNTHLVMHGSSSVPQDLLELINQYGGNIPETYGVPIEEIQKGIQSGVRKVNIDTDNRLAITAAIREAAAKDPSNFDPRHFMKPAMKYMQKVCADRYEAFGCSGNGTKIKQMTLDEFAAKYAKGELTAVSKKVVTV comes from the coding sequence ATGGCGCTTGTACCTATGCGACTGCTGCTGGATCACGCGGCTGAAAACAACTATGGTATCCCTGCCTACAATGTCAACAATTTGGAACAAATCTTGGCAATTATGAAGGCTGCGGATGCAACCAACAGCCCAGTAATTCTGCAAGCATCTCGTGGTGCTCGTTCCTACGCTGGTGAATACTTCCTACGTCATTTGATTCAGGGAGCAGTGGAAAGCTACCCCCACATTCCCATTGCCATGCACCAAGATCATGGTAATGCTCCTTCTACCTGCTACTCTGCCATTCGCCACGGTTTTACCAGTGTGATGATGGATGGTTCCTTGGAAGCTGATGCCAAAACTCCAGCCAGCTTTGAGTACAACGTCAGCGTCACCGCTGAAGTGGTAAAAGTTGCTCACTCTGTGGGTGTTAGCGTTGAAGGCGAACTGGGTTGCCTGGGTTCTCTGGAAACCGGCAAAGGTGATAAAGAAGATGGTCACGGGTTTGAAGGCACCCTCAGCCACGATCAACTGCTGACTGACCCCGATGAAGCGGTTCAGTTTGTGGAAGCCACCCAAGTGGATGCTCTGGCTGTCGCGATCGGCACCAGCCACGGTGCATACAAATTCACCCGCAAACCCACTGGGGAAATTCTGGCCATCAGCCGGATCGAAGAAATCCACCGTCGTCTGCCCAATACTCACTTGGTGATGCACGGTTCTTCTTCTGTGCCTCAAGACCTGCTGGAACTGATCAACCAGTATGGTGGCAACATCCCCGAAACCTACGGTGTACCTATCGAAGAAATTCAAAAAGGTATCCAAAGCGGTGTGCGGAAAGTGAACATTGACACCGACAACCGTTTAGCCATTACTGCGGCTATTCGTGAAGCGGCTGCCAAAGATCCTTCCAACTTTGACCCCCGTCACTTCATGAAACCAGCCATGAAGTATATGCAAAAAGTTTGCGCCGATCGCTATGAAGCCTTTGGTTGCTCTGGCAACGGCACCAAGATCAAGCAAATGACTCTGGATGAGTTCGCCGCTAAATATGCCAAAGGTGAACTGACTGCCGTTTCCAAGAAAGTCGTAACCGTCTAA
- a CDS encoding aldose epimerase, whose amino-acid sequence MFAIAAEQKQYKTYSLIDRDANALVEVVPERGGIITRWCINDTEILYLDAERFTNPELSVRGGIPILFPICGNLPDNTYIYKGKKYNLKQHGFARDLPWQITERMSKNFAGMTITLVSNPETLRLYPFDFQLAFTYILEGNTLTIRQSYSNFSNHPMPFSCGFHPYFAVADKSQLKIDLPSSEYIDHITHTNHPFNGTFDFNQPEIDVAFPQLSDRSATVTDPSRNLQITLEYDTPYSALVFWTIQGKDYYCLEPWTGLRNALNTGDRLIHLEPGGTFETVTKLVAKIF is encoded by the coding sequence ATGTTTGCGATCGCTGCTGAACAAAAACAATATAAAACCTACAGTCTCATTGATCGTGACGCCAACGCCCTCGTAGAAGTTGTCCCCGAAAGGGGCGGCATCATCACCCGTTGGTGCATCAACGACACAGAAATCCTCTATCTTGATGCGGAAAGATTTACCAACCCAGAACTATCGGTCCGTGGGGGCATCCCCATCCTCTTCCCCATTTGCGGCAATTTGCCCGATAACACCTATATATATAAAGGCAAAAAATACAATCTCAAACAGCATGGGTTTGCCCGGGATCTGCCCTGGCAAATCACCGAACGCATGAGCAAAAATTTTGCGGGCATGACCATCACCCTAGTCAGCAACCCAGAAACCCTCAGACTATACCCCTTTGACTTTCAACTGGCATTTACCTACATCCTCGAAGGCAACACCTTAACCATTCGCCAGAGTTACAGCAATTTCAGCAACCACCCGATGCCCTTTTCCTGCGGATTCCATCCCTACTTTGCCGTAGCGGACAAATCCCAGCTAAAAATTGACCTTCCCTCCAGTGAGTATATCGATCACATCACTCACACCAATCACCCCTTCAATGGCACCTTTGACTTTAACCAGCCCGAAATAGATGTCGCCTTTCCTCAGTTAAGCGATCGGTCAGCCACCGTCACCGACCCCAGTCGGAATTTGCAAATTACCTTAGAATATGACACCCCCTACTCTGCCTTAGTCTTTTGGACCATTCAAGGAAAAGACTACTATTGTTTGGAACCCTGGACTGGGCTGCGTAATGCATTAAATACAGGCGATCGGCTGATTCACCTAGAACCGGGCGGCACCTTTGAAACCGTCACCAAGCTAGTCGCCAAAATTTTTTAG
- a CDS encoding CapA family protein gives MTSFNPIAYPSMFQLARGGNFRAIACLINSYLAPYGIYVRAQPVHAGCLPLKVEFESLPDQPELIGVMRDRIIQFICHHLWRLNSEVIEGVRIVGLWSGNGQPNVLWHQSVRIVTPANRRRQKHLIALQAQARKLLNFKINRLFLFTGFSVVSFLIGFSLVASQLQHKSASNLDRQNPKSPVSVDRADESKNQRKDNQVKAALEEVKVVPHTDVKNPSDPTVTMMFAGDVTLGYAFEDLIGQDYQWAFDAMPEYRDVDVAMVNLEGTLTTAETEYEKTFNFKAHPEQVEVLTHGGVDIVNLANNHAMDYLDTGLQETLATLEQAGIHSVGAGMNLTEARRPEILEVKGQRIAYFGYYTGEDHQATDHAAGTNPALEARIAEDIQAIRDQVDWIIVNFHWGVELSNYPETWQSKLAHFAIDRGADVVVGHHPHVLQGSEIYRGRPIAYSLGNFIFGGNARSDYDTAVLKVSVREKQMKVEFLPVEVRKYQPKIVQGERGDRILAELAMFSNIFEQAMSSPMILDAKSSQVIADPENSVFASNLTSSAENIPNAAGNNPINNSTIAKTPDGETITFPLNTTDETGTFAQSSFTSAQDGLEIAIPSEPEPGKTPATSDPALTSPEPESSNYLALATGTAVAIAVAAGAAIATNKKKGGRKPIQLPLLPNLRG, from the coding sequence ATGACCAGTTTCAATCCTATTGCTTACCCTTCCATGTTTCAACTGGCGCGGGGCGGAAATTTTCGCGCGATCGCCTGTCTCATCAATAGCTACTTAGCCCCTTATGGCATCTATGTCCGAGCCCAACCCGTTCATGCCGGTTGCCTGCCGTTAAAAGTCGAGTTTGAATCCTTGCCCGACCAACCGGAACTGATCGGCGTAATGCGCGATCGCATCATTCAGTTCATCTGTCATCACCTGTGGCGACTCAACTCAGAAGTCATTGAAGGCGTGCGGATTGTCGGTTTATGGTCAGGCAACGGACAGCCCAACGTGCTCTGGCATCAATCCGTGCGAATTGTCACCCCAGCCAACCGACGGCGACAAAAGCACCTGATCGCCTTGCAAGCCCAAGCCAGAAAATTACTTAATTTTAAAATTAATCGTTTATTTTTATTTACCGGGTTTTCTGTCGTCTCGTTTCTGATCGGCTTTTCCCTAGTCGCCTCTCAGCTTCAGCACAAGTCAGCCAGCAACCTAGATCGCCAAAACCCCAAATCACCGGTCTCCGTTGACCGTGCCGACGAAAGCAAAAACCAACGTAAAGATAACCAAGTAAAAGCGGCATTAGAAGAAGTCAAAGTCGTTCCACATACCGATGTCAAAAACCCATCTGACCCCACGGTGACAATGATGTTTGCCGGTGATGTCACCCTGGGTTACGCCTTCGAGGACTTAATCGGTCAAGACTATCAGTGGGCCTTTGATGCCATGCCGGAATATCGGGACGTAGATGTGGCAATGGTCAACTTAGAAGGAACCCTGACCACCGCCGAAACGGAATACGAAAAAACCTTTAACTTTAAAGCCCACCCAGAACAAGTGGAGGTTTTAACTCATGGCGGGGTTGATATTGTCAATTTAGCCAATAATCACGCAATGGACTATCTCGACACGGGCTTACAAGAAACTTTGGCCACCTTGGAACAAGCGGGAATTCATTCTGTGGGCGCGGGAATGAACCTCACCGAAGCCCGACGGCCAGAAATTCTGGAAGTCAAAGGTCAACGAATTGCTTATTTTGGCTACTATACCGGGGAAGATCACCAGGCGACGGACCATGCAGCGGGCACCAACCCAGCCTTAGAAGCCCGAATTGCTGAAGATATCCAAGCCATTCGCGATCAAGTGGATTGGATTATTGTGAATTTTCACTGGGGGGTAGAATTGTCCAACTATCCCGAAACTTGGCAGAGTAAATTGGCTCATTTCGCCATCGATCGCGGGGCTGATGTGGTGGTGGGTCATCATCCTCATGTGTTGCAAGGTTCAGAAATTTATCGCGGTCGTCCAATTGCCTATTCTTTAGGGAATTTTATTTTTGGTGGCAATGCTCGCAGCGATTACGATACCGCTGTGTTAAAGGTATCTGTCCGGGAAAAACAAATGAAGGTGGAATTTTTGCCGGTGGAAGTGCGGAAATATCAACCAAAAATCGTTCAAGGAGAACGGGGCGATCGCATTCTGGCAGAACTAGCCATGTTCTCCAATATCTTTGAGCAAGCGATGAGTTCCCCCATGATTTTGGATGCGAAATCATCCCAAGTTATTGCCGATCCAGAAAATTCCGTCTTTGCCTCCAACCTCACCAGCAGCGCAGAAAACATCCCCAATGCAGCGGGGAACAATCCAATCAACAATTCAACCATAGCCAAAACCCCTGATGGCGAAACCATTACATTTCCCCTCAACACCACTGATGAGACGGGCACTTTTGCACAAAGCTCCTTTACATCCGCACAAGACGGACTGGAAATTGCCATTCCCTCGGAACCGGAACCAGGAAAAACCCCAGCCACCTCCGATCCTGCTTTGACCAGCCCTGAACCGGAATCATCGAATTACCTGGCATTGGCTACGGGGACAGCGGTTGCCATTGCCGTGGCTGCTGGTGCAGCGATCGCGACTAACAAAAAAAAGGGGGGACGCAAACCGATTCAACTGCCCCTATTGCCGAATCTTCGTGGATAA
- a CDS encoding amidoligase family protein, protein MKKLTWKIGFEIELLAPKGLSRQSLALAIAHQYGGIVRRFFHPQSEPSKVPGNPVFHNLTLGFEVVNQQGQLIARCVDDITLQEDLEKSCPPSPGWYRIVSDDLRLLHLIKQQANPDAELSEVLLPIAQLFGTELTAGTGGMCRVTDEIGSPIAIAAPLPGERERPCELITPPIETDHFNKLETLLKIAHDLGFTIPAEAATHFHFDATPLCSTPVFSNLVDILWQQGDRLRTEVGTNPKCRRLGKWPDELMKLVNTPGFRELSWAEAKIHLKKLNLSKYCDFNLKNFIYEIPDKNTFEARIFPGWIDPEPIANAAGLMENILFQALAYSGADAPSLVPGLQQRRLQSRGAKASIADLLQINNNE, encoded by the coding sequence ATGAAAAAATTAACCTGGAAAATTGGATTTGAAATCGAACTATTAGCCCCAAAGGGATTAAGTAGGCAAAGTTTAGCCCTGGCGATCGCCCATCAATATGGCGGAATTGTCCGGCGCTTTTTTCACCCCCAGTCGGAACCCAGTAAAGTTCCGGGAAATCCTGTATTTCATAACCTGACTCTGGGGTTTGAAGTAGTCAACCAACAAGGGCAATTAATTGCCCGTTGTGTCGATGATATCACCCTGCAAGAGGACTTAGAAAAAAGCTGCCCACCTTCACCCGGTTGGTATCGCATTGTTAGCGATGATTTGCGATTATTGCACTTAATCAAACAACAAGCAAATCCTGATGCTGAATTATCAGAAGTTTTGCTACCTATCGCTCAATTATTTGGCACAGAACTGACAGCAGGAACCGGGGGAATGTGCCGCGTCACCGATGAAATTGGTTCCCCCATTGCCATTGCTGCCCCTCTTCCCGGAGAAAGAGAACGCCCTTGTGAATTGATTACTCCGCCCATTGAAACCGACCATTTTAATAAGCTGGAAACCTTATTAAAAATTGCCCACGATTTAGGCTTTACCATTCCCGCAGAAGCGGCAACTCATTTTCATTTTGATGCTACACCTTTATGTTCAACGCCAGTATTTAGTAATCTAGTTGATATATTGTGGCAACAGGGCGATCGCTTACGGACAGAAGTTGGCACCAATCCTAAATGCCGTCGTTTAGGCAAATGGCCAGATGAATTGATGAAATTAGTCAACACTCCCGGATTTAGAGAACTGTCTTGGGCAGAAGCTAAAATTCATCTGAAAAAATTAAATCTTTCTAAGTATTGCGATTTTAATCTCAAAAATTTTATTTATGAAATTCCCGATAAAAATACCTTTGAAGCGAGAATATTTCCGGGGTGGATCGACCCAGAACCGATCGCCAATGCCGCAGGGTTAATGGAAAATATTTTATTTCAGGCGCTCGCGTACAGCGGCGCGGATGCGCCATCGCTGGTTCCGGGACTTCAGCAGCGGAGGCTTCAGTCGCGGGGGGCGAAAGCCAGCATTGCGGATTTGCTCCAAATAAATAATAACGAATAA